A single window of Ignavibacteriota bacterium DNA harbors:
- the rpsO gene encoding 30S ribosomal protein S15 — MITKDQKLEAIKRFGTSGADTGRSEVQISMLTTRINYLTGHLDTHKKDHHGRRGLIKLVSKRRRLLTYLANNDITRYREVLVALSLRK; from the coding sequence ATGATTACTAAAGATCAAAAGTTAGAAGCAATAAAAAGATTTGGTACAAGCGGTGCTGACACCGGTCGTTCCGAAGTACAGATTTCAATGCTGACTACACGCATTAATTATCTGACAGGACACCTTGATACGCACAAAAAAGACCACCATGGCCGCCGCGGTCTCATTAAGCTTGTTTCAAAGCGTCGAAGATTGCTTACCTACCTTGCCAATAACGACATAACACGCTATCGTGAAGTGTTGGTGGCATTGTCACTAAGAAAGTAA
- a CDS encoding YqaE/Pmp3 family membrane protein, translating into MSIIRVILCIIFPPLAVIDKGCGSIIIVTLLTIAGWIPGVIGALVIVNRD; encoded by the coding sequence ATGAGCATTATCAGAGTTATATTGTGTATAATATTTCCACCTTTAGCAGTTATTGATAAAGGATGTGGTTCCATAATTATTGTAACTCTCCTTACAATAGCGGGTTGGATTCCTGGAGTAATAGGAGCATTAGTGATAGTAAATCGTGATTAA